From a single Brassica oleracea var. oleracea cultivar TO1000 chromosome C5, BOL, whole genome shotgun sequence genomic region:
- the LOC106343767 gene encoding uncharacterized protein LOC106343767, translating into MGFSRAKRVTDPLADEVRARLVGCSFSSGSEHSGDGIDDYDDDSPCLSDLVQGFLEDEANQSVNEEPRWCDSDSESDSDSDSERVDLPDFAEDIAKILRNTLGEDNYGRMVLFHVARAMEMLPSLGSDQEQRAVSRRKLMSLLRGFGHNAAICKTKWKSSGGLTAGNHEFIDVVYTPAAAASPQTVRYIVDLDFASRFQIARPTAQYSRVLQSLPAVFVGRGDDLKRILRLVCDAARLSLRSRGLTLPPWRKNRYLQTRWLGSYKRTVNLTPSSPAVNTVMCRAIGFDNAVGDRLSNLKNRATCHFLTRNFP; encoded by the coding sequence ATGGGCTTCTCCAGAGCAAAACGTGTCACCGATCCACTAGCCGACGAGGTCAGGGCTCGTCTCGTTGGGTGCAGCTTCAGCAGCGGCAGCGAACACTCCGGCGACGGTATCGACGACTACGACGATGATTCCCCTTGTCTTTCCGATCTAGTCCAAGGGTTCTTGGAAGACGAAGCTAACCAGAGCGTTAACGAGGAGCCACGCTGGTGCGACAGCGACTCGGAATCAGACTCAGATTCTGACTCGGAGCGAGTCGACCTCCCTGACTTTGCGGAAGATATTGCGAAGATTCTGAGGAACACTCTCGGGGAAGACAACTACGGACGAATGGTGCTGTTTCATGTCGCGAGAGCTATGGAAATGCTGCCGTCTCTGGGATCTGATCAAGAACAGCGTGCCGTTTCGCGACGTAAGCTCATGTCCCTTCTTAGAGGGTTCGGACACAATGCGGCGATCTGCAAAACGAAATGGAAATCCTCCGGCGGCCTCACCGCCGGCAACCACGAGTTTATCGACGTCGTTTACACACCCGCCGCCGCCGCCTCGCCTCAGACCGTACGTTACATCGTCGATTTGGACTTCGCGTCGCGGTTTCAGATCGCCAGACCGACGGCACAGTACTCGCGTGTGCTTCAGTCGCTTCCGGCGGTTTTTGTCGGGAGAGGGGATGATCTGAAGCGGATCTTACGCCTCGTGTGCGACGCGGCGAGGTTGTCGCTTAGGAGCCGTGGCCTCACGCTTCCACCGTGGAGAAAAAACCGTTATTTGCAGACGCGGTGGCTTGGTTCTTACAAACGCACCGTGAACTTAACGCCATCATCTCCCGCCGTTAACACCGTCATGTGTCGTGCCATCGGTTTCGATAACGCCGTCGGTGACCGTCTATCTAATTTAAAGAATAGAGCCACGTGTCATTTTTTAACTCGTAATTTTCCTTAA
- the LOC106343744 gene encoding transcription factor bHLH62, with translation MDNELFMNAGVLSHPSEMTSLSSSSPPAMLNWASMETHPLEQSITRNVPRDCFFGEKSTEQSIFGSALNSLVSPPPSESNFSGGGAGENYVTRELVGDLGNIGDIYGAPASFGNGFGSCYATPMMSSPPLDAFSGDSRFAERAARFSCLGSRSFNGRRTNGPVAETASINGEMTRVSSNSALKPPAGESSGESSRKRKAKSKEHSPSTASPSPNLSKEVEGKEDSDSKRSRKSQENGENTKSLDPYKDFIHVRARRGQATDSHSLAERVRREKISERMKLLQELVPGCNKVTGKALMLDEIINYVQSLQRQVEFLSMKLSSVNTRLDFNMDALMSKDIFPSSNNQQVPQLESSSHILLADHHSHTLQLNPNDSSNNIMNPMETSESRSFNSQLPTLTHLTDSISQFSTYSEDDLHSIIHMGFAQNQIREPNQVHSTSFQGPSNQVPSHMKAEL, from the exons ATGGACAACGAGCTGTTTATGAACGCAGGAGTACTTTCTCATCCGTCTGAGATGACGTCACTGTCTTCTTCTTCTCCTCCGGCGATGCTGAATTGGGCTTCAATGGAGACTCATCCACTGGAGCAGAGTATCACTCGCAATGTGCCGCGTGATTGCTTTTTTGGGGAAAAGTCAACGGAGCAGAGCATCTTCGGGTCAGCTCTGAACTCACTCGTGTCTCCACCACCGTCGGAATCTAACTTCTCCGGCGGAGGAGCCGGAGAGAATTACGTCACCAGAGAGCTCGTAGGTGATTTGGGAAACATCGGCGATATCTACGGAGCTCCGGCGAGCTTCGGAAACGGCTTCGGGTCTTGTTACGCTACTCCGATGATGAGCTCTCCGCCGCTGGATGCATTTTCCGGCGATTCGAGATTCGCAGAGAGAGCCGCGAGGTTCTCGTGTTTGGGAAGCCGTAGTTTTAACGGCAGAAGAACCAACGGACCCGTTGCTGAAACAGCGTCAATCAACGGGGAGATGACACGTGTCTCGAGCAACTCAGCTCTCAAGCCTCCCGCCGGCGAATCCTCCGGTGAATCTTCCCGGAAAAGAAAAGCCAAATCCAAGGAGCATTCTCCCTCCACAGCTTCCCCATCTCCTAATTTATCAAAG GAAGTTGAAGGGAAGGAAGATTCTGATTCAAAGAGAAGCAGAAAGTCACAAGAAAATGGAGAGAACACGAAGTCTCTTGATCCATACAAAGACTTCATCCATGTCAGAGCTCGACGTGGCCAAGCCACCGATAGTCACAGTCTCGCAGAACGA GTTCGAAGAGAGAAGATAAGCGAGAGAATGAAGCTGCTTCAAGAACTCGTCCCTGGATGCAACAAG GTTACTGGGAAAGCACTGATGTTGGATGAAATTATAAACTATGTCCAATCATTACAACGACAAGTTGAG TTCTTGTCAATGAAGTTATCGTCGGTGAACACCAGGCTGGATTTTAACATGGACGCTCTCATGTCAAAGGAT ATATTTCCTTCAAGCAACAATCAGCAAGTACCTCAGTTAGAATCTTCATCTCATATCTTATTGGCTGATCATCATAGTCATACTTTACAATTGAACCCAAATGATTCTTCCAATAACATAATGAACCCTATGGAGACTTCTGAAAGTAGAAGCTTCAATTCTCAGTTACCAACACTTACCCATTTGACCGACTCTATTTCTCAG TTTTCAACATATTCTGAAGATGATTTACATAGCATTATTCATATGGGGTTTGCACAAAACCAAATCCGTGAACCGAACCAAGTTCATTCAACTAGTTTTCAAG GTCCATCAAACCAAGTACCATCACACATGAAAGCTGAACTTTGA